In the Telopea speciosissima isolate NSW1024214 ecotype Mountain lineage chromosome 2, Tspe_v1, whole genome shotgun sequence genome, one interval contains:
- the LOC122651794 gene encoding CTP synthase-like, producing the protein MKYVLVTGGVVSGLGKGVTASSIGVVLKACGLRITSIKIDPYLNTDAGTMSPFEHGEVFVLDDGGEVDLDLGNYERFLDIKLTRDNNITTGKIYQSVIDKERRGDYLGKTVQVVPHVTDAIQEWIERVAMIPVDGKEGPADVCVIELGGTIGDIESMPFIEALGQFSYRVGPGNFCLVHVSLVPVLNVVGEQKTKPTQHSVRGLRGLGLTPNILACRSTKALEENVKEKLSQFCHVPAANIITLYDVPNIWHIPLLLRDQKAHEAILKGLNLQGVTVEPHLDEWTGRVERCNKLHEPVRIAMVGKYTGLSDSYLSVLKALFHASVVCQRKLIVEWVPACDLEDATAKETPDVHKAAWNLLKGSDGILVPGGFGDRGVQGKILAAKYARENRIPYFGICLGMQIAVIEFARSVLALQDANSTEFDSETSNPCVIFMPEGSKTHMGGTMRLGSRRTYFQVTDCKSAKLYGNVSFVDERHRHRYEVNPEMVAQLENAGLSFVGKDKTGQRMEIVELPDHPYFIGVQFHPEFKSRPGRPSALFLGLIAAASGQLESFLNNLNNVQNVATNSIKSNGRSTMKVHQNGSVKKPANGSVNGVYANGNGHANGNGHANGNGVHY; encoded by the exons atgaAGTATGTTTTAGTGACCGGTGGCGTCGTTAGTGGTCTTGGAAAGGGGGTGACGGCCAGTAGTATTGGAGTCGTTCTCAAGGCCTGTGGTCTTCGTATTACTTCCATTAAGATAG ATCCGTATTTGAACACTGATGCAGGAACAATGTCCCCTTTTGAGCATGGAGAGGTGTTTGTCTTAGATGATGGTGGTGAG GTGGACCTGGATCTTGGGAACTATGAACGTTTCCTGGATATCAAGTTGACCCGTGATAACAACATCACCACAGGGAAGATTTATCAG TCTGTtattgacaaggaaagaaggggAGACTATCTTGGAAAAACTGTCCAG GTTGTGCCTCATGTTACAGATGCCATTCAAGAGTGGATTGAGCGTGTGGCTATGATACCCGTTGATGGAAAAGAAGGCCCTGCTGACGTTTGTGTCATAGAGCTGGGTGGAACTATAG GTGATATTGAATCTATGCCGTTCATTGAGGCACTGGGTCAATTTTCATATCGCGTTG GCCCTGGAAATTTCTGCCTGGTTCATGTCAGTCTTGTCCCTGTTTTGAATGTCGTTGGTGAACAG AAAACAAAGCCAACTCAGCATAGTGTTCGGGGACTAAGAGGACTGGGTTTGACACCAAATATCTTAGCCTGTCGCAGCAcaaag GCCCTGGAAGAAAATGTGAAAGAAAAACTCTCACAGTTTTGCCATGTCCCG GCAGCAAACATAATCACTCTGTATGATGTTCCAAACATTTGGCACATCCCTTTGCTATTAAGA GATCAGAAGGCACACGAAGCGATCTTGAAAGGGCTGAACCTTCAAGG TGTTACTGTGGAGCCTCATTTGGACGAATGGACTGGGAGAGTTGAACGGTGTAACAAGCTACATGAGCCT GTCAGAATTGCTATGGTTGGAAAATATACTGGACTTTCTGATTCTTACCTTTCTGTCTTGAAG GCTCTCTTTCATGCTTCTGTTGTTTGCCAGAGGAAACTTATAGTGGAATGGGTTCCAGCATGTGACCTTGAAGATGCAACTGCGAAAGAG ACACCTGATGTTCATAAAGCTGCATGGAATCTATTGAAG GGTTCAGATGGTATTTTAGTTCCAGGAGGATTTGGTGATCGAGGGGTGCAGGGAAAAATTCTTGCAGCAAAGTATGCCCGAGAAAACAGAATTCCATATTTTGGCATTTGTCTGGGGATGCAAATTGCTGTTATTGAGTTTGCTCGGTCGGTTCTTGCTCTGCAAGATGCAAACAGCACCGAGTTTGATTCTGAAACTTCCAATCCCTGTGTTATATTTATGCCAGAG GGTTCAAAAACTCATATGGGAGGCACTATGCGTCTCGGATCGAGGAGGACATATTTCCAGGTTACTGATTGTAAATCTGCAAAGTT ATATGGCAATGTAAGCTTTGTTGATGAGCGACACCGGCATAGATACGAG GTAAATCCTGAAATGGTTGCACAACTTGAAAATGCTGGTCTCTCATTTGTTGGCAAAGATAAAACTGGCCAGCGTATGGAG ATTGTTGAATTGCCTGATCATCCATACTTTATTGGAGTTCAATTCCATCCCGAATTCAAGTCAAGGCCAGGAAGACCTTCTGCACTATTTCTTG GTCTTATAGCAGCAGCATCTGGCCAGTTGGAATCATTCCTAAATAATCTTAACAATGTACAAAATGTGGCAACAAATAGCATTAAGAGCAATGGAAGGTCTACCATGAAAGTGCACCAGAACGGGAGTGTAAAGAAGCCTGCAAATGGGTCTGTAAATGGTGTGTATGCTAATGGTAATGGGCACGCCAATGGTAATGGACATGCCAATGGTAATGGTGTTCATTACTAA